In Rissa tridactyla isolate bRisTri1 chromosome 2, bRisTri1.patW.cur.20221130, whole genome shotgun sequence, a single window of DNA contains:
- the PDIA4 gene encoding protein disulfide-isomerase A4 isoform X2, which produces MRARGLWVLVLLLGLAQITLLARGAAAEEDDGDGESVTKEADDDSDDDDDDEDDDDDDSEVKEENGVLVLNDANFDTFTADKDTVLLEFYAPWCGHCKQFAPEYEKIAKTLKENDPPIPVAKVDATAATSLASRFDVSGYPTIKILKKGQPVDYDGSRTEDAIVAKVKEVSDPNWTPPPEATLVLTQDNFDDVVNGADIILVEFYAPWCGHCKRLAPEYEKAAQELSKRTPPIPLAKVDATAETELAKKFDVTGYPTLKIFRKGKPYDYSGPREKYGIVDYMIEQAGPPSKQIQATKQVQEFLRDGDDVIIIGVFSGENDKAYQLYQEAANGLREDYKFHHTFSNEIAKLLKASPGKLVVMQPEKFQSKHEPKMHVLDLKDSTDGSEIKEHVLKHALPLVGHRKPSNDAKRYAKRPLVVVYYSVDFSFDYRVATQYWRGKILEVAKDFPEYVFAVSDEEDYSSEIKDLGLLESGEDVNVAILDEGGKKYAMEPEEFDSDVLREFVLAFKKGKLKPIVKSQPVPKNNKGPVKVVVGKTFDTIVMDPKNDVLIEFYAPWCGHCKKLEPVYNELGKKYKNEKNLVIAKMDATANDVMSDRYKVEGFPTIYFAPRDKKNNPIKFEGGDRDLEHLSKFIEEHATKLSRTKEEL; this is translated from the exons ATGAGGGCGAGGGGTCTgtgggtgctggtgctgctgctggggctggcccaGATCACCCTCctggcgcggggcgcggcggccgaGGAGGACGACGGCGACGGGG AGTCTGTTACAAAAGAAGCTGACGATGACagtgatgatgatgacgatgatgaggATGACGACGATGATGACTCTgaagttaaagaagaaaatggtgTATTAGTCTTGAATGATGCAAACTTTGACACCTTTACTGCAGACAAGGACACTGTGCTGCTGGAGTTCTATGCACCATG GTGTGGGCATTGCAAGCAGTTTGCTCCTGAATATGAAAAGATAGCCAAAACTCTGAAGGAAAATGACCCTCCTATTCCAGTTGCCAAAGTAGATGCTACTGCAGCCACTTCACTAGCAAGTCGTTTTGATGTCAGTGGCTACCCAACCATCAAAATCCTGAAAAAAGGCCAACCTGTTGACTACGATGGTTCTCGGACGGAAGATG CAATTGTGGCCAAAGTCAAGGAGGTTTCTGACCCCAATTGGACCCCTCCACCAGAAGCTACCCTGGTATTGACCCAGGATAATTTCGATGATGTCGTGAATGGTGCTGATATAATCCTGGTGGAATTCTATGCTCCATG GTGCGGACACTGCAAAAGGCTTGCTCCAGAATACGAGAAAGCTGCCCAGGAGCTCAGCAAGCGCACACCTCCTATTCCACTGGCTAAAGTCGATGCCACTGCTGAAACTGAGCTTGCAAAGAAGTTTGATGTTACTGGCTatccaactctgaaaatattcCGCAAGGGCAAACCTTATGACTACAGTGGTCCACGGGAAAAATACG GTATTGTCGACTACATGATTGAACAGGCTGGTCCTCCATCCAAACAGATTCAGGCAACCAAGCAGGTACAGGAATTTCTGAGGGATGGGGATGATGTCATCATCATTGGTGTCTTTAGTGGAGAGAATGACAAAGCCTATCAGCTCTATCAGGAAGCAG CTAACGGTTTGAGAGAAGATTACAAGTTCCACCACACCTTCAGCAACGAGATTGCAAAACTATTGAAAGCATCTCCAGGAAAACTGGTTGTCATGCAGCCAGAAAAATTTCAGTCAAAGCACGAGCCCAAGATGCATGTTTTGGATCTTAAA GACTCTACAGATGGATCAGAGATTAAAGAGCACGTTCTAAAACATGCTTTGCCTCTAGTTGGTCATCGCAAGCCTTCCAATGATGCTAAAAGATATGCTAAGCGTCCTCTAGTGGTTGTCTATTATTCTGTAGACTTTAGTTTCGACTATCGTGTTG CTACCCAGTATTGGAGAGGCAAAATCCTGGAAGTAGCCAAAGACTTCCCTGAATACGTGTTTGCTGTTTCTGACGAGGAGGattattcttctgaaataaaagatttggGCCTGCTTGAGAGTGGAGAGGATGTCAATGTCGCCATTCTGGATGAAGGTGGCAAGAAATATGCCATGGAGCCGGAAGAGTTTGACTCTGATGTACTCAGGGAATTTGTACTGGCATTCAAAAAAG GAAAACTGAAGCCTATTGTGAAGTCCCAGCCAGTGCCAAAAAATAACAAAGGGCCTGTGAAAGTGGTAGTGGGTAAAACTTTTGATACCATAGTAATGGATCCAAAGAATGATGTTCTCATAGAGTTCTATGCCCCATGGTGCGGACACTGCAAGAAACTAGAACCGGTGTATAATGAGCTAGGCAAAAAATATAAGAATGAGAAGAATCTAGTCATAGCCAAGATGGATGCTACTGCCAATGATGTGATGAGTGACCGCTACAAAGTGGAAGGATTCCCCACTATCTACTTTGCTCCAAGAGACAAGAAGAACAACCCTATTAAATTTGAAGGCGGGGACAGAGATCTAGAGCATTTGAGCAAATTTATAGAAGAGCATGCAACAAAACTCTCCAGAACAAAAGAAGAGCTTTAG
- the PDIA4 gene encoding protein disulfide-isomerase A4 isoform X1 codes for MRARGLWVLVLLLGLAQITLLARGAAAEEDDGDGESVTKEADDDSDDDDDDEDDDDDDSEVKEENGVLVLNDANFDTFTADKDTVLLEFYAPWCGHCKQFAPEYEKIAKTLKENDPPIPVAKVDATAATSLASRFDVSGYPTIKILKKGQPVDYDGSRTEDAIVAKVKEVSDPNWTPPPEATLVLTQDNFDDVVNGADIILVEFYAPWCGHCKRLAPEYEKAAQELSKRTPPIPLAKVDATAETELAKKFDVTGYPTLKIFRKGKPYDYSGPREKYGIVDYMIEQAGPPSKQIQATKQVQEFLRDGDDVIIIGVFSGENDKAYQLYQEAANGLREDYKFHHTFSNEIAKLLKASPGKLVVMQPEKFQSKHEPKMHVLDLKQDSTDGSEIKEHVLKHALPLVGHRKPSNDAKRYAKRPLVVVYYSVDFSFDYRVATQYWRGKILEVAKDFPEYVFAVSDEEDYSSEIKDLGLLESGEDVNVAILDEGGKKYAMEPEEFDSDVLREFVLAFKKGKLKPIVKSQPVPKNNKGPVKVVVGKTFDTIVMDPKNDVLIEFYAPWCGHCKKLEPVYNELGKKYKNEKNLVIAKMDATANDVMSDRYKVEGFPTIYFAPRDKKNNPIKFEGGDRDLEHLSKFIEEHATKLSRTKEEL; via the exons ATGAGGGCGAGGGGTCTgtgggtgctggtgctgctgctggggctggcccaGATCACCCTCctggcgcggggcgcggcggccgaGGAGGACGACGGCGACGGGG AGTCTGTTACAAAAGAAGCTGACGATGACagtgatgatgatgacgatgatgaggATGACGACGATGATGACTCTgaagttaaagaagaaaatggtgTATTAGTCTTGAATGATGCAAACTTTGACACCTTTACTGCAGACAAGGACACTGTGCTGCTGGAGTTCTATGCACCATG GTGTGGGCATTGCAAGCAGTTTGCTCCTGAATATGAAAAGATAGCCAAAACTCTGAAGGAAAATGACCCTCCTATTCCAGTTGCCAAAGTAGATGCTACTGCAGCCACTTCACTAGCAAGTCGTTTTGATGTCAGTGGCTACCCAACCATCAAAATCCTGAAAAAAGGCCAACCTGTTGACTACGATGGTTCTCGGACGGAAGATG CAATTGTGGCCAAAGTCAAGGAGGTTTCTGACCCCAATTGGACCCCTCCACCAGAAGCTACCCTGGTATTGACCCAGGATAATTTCGATGATGTCGTGAATGGTGCTGATATAATCCTGGTGGAATTCTATGCTCCATG GTGCGGACACTGCAAAAGGCTTGCTCCAGAATACGAGAAAGCTGCCCAGGAGCTCAGCAAGCGCACACCTCCTATTCCACTGGCTAAAGTCGATGCCACTGCTGAAACTGAGCTTGCAAAGAAGTTTGATGTTACTGGCTatccaactctgaaaatattcCGCAAGGGCAAACCTTATGACTACAGTGGTCCACGGGAAAAATACG GTATTGTCGACTACATGATTGAACAGGCTGGTCCTCCATCCAAACAGATTCAGGCAACCAAGCAGGTACAGGAATTTCTGAGGGATGGGGATGATGTCATCATCATTGGTGTCTTTAGTGGAGAGAATGACAAAGCCTATCAGCTCTATCAGGAAGCAG CTAACGGTTTGAGAGAAGATTACAAGTTCCACCACACCTTCAGCAACGAGATTGCAAAACTATTGAAAGCATCTCCAGGAAAACTGGTTGTCATGCAGCCAGAAAAATTTCAGTCAAAGCACGAGCCCAAGATGCATGTTTTGGATCTTAAA CAGGACTCTACAGATGGATCAGAGATTAAAGAGCACGTTCTAAAACATGCTTTGCCTCTAGTTGGTCATCGCAAGCCTTCCAATGATGCTAAAAGATATGCTAAGCGTCCTCTAGTGGTTGTCTATTATTCTGTAGACTTTAGTTTCGACTATCGTGTTG CTACCCAGTATTGGAGAGGCAAAATCCTGGAAGTAGCCAAAGACTTCCCTGAATACGTGTTTGCTGTTTCTGACGAGGAGGattattcttctgaaataaaagatttggGCCTGCTTGAGAGTGGAGAGGATGTCAATGTCGCCATTCTGGATGAAGGTGGCAAGAAATATGCCATGGAGCCGGAAGAGTTTGACTCTGATGTACTCAGGGAATTTGTACTGGCATTCAAAAAAG GAAAACTGAAGCCTATTGTGAAGTCCCAGCCAGTGCCAAAAAATAACAAAGGGCCTGTGAAAGTGGTAGTGGGTAAAACTTTTGATACCATAGTAATGGATCCAAAGAATGATGTTCTCATAGAGTTCTATGCCCCATGGTGCGGACACTGCAAGAAACTAGAACCGGTGTATAATGAGCTAGGCAAAAAATATAAGAATGAGAAGAATCTAGTCATAGCCAAGATGGATGCTACTGCCAATGATGTGATGAGTGACCGCTACAAAGTGGAAGGATTCCCCACTATCTACTTTGCTCCAAGAGACAAGAAGAACAACCCTATTAAATTTGAAGGCGGGGACAGAGATCTAGAGCATTTGAGCAAATTTATAGAAGAGCATGCAACAAAACTCTCCAGAACAAAAGAAGAGCTTTAG